The DNA segment tattttctaacaaaaatttaactttaaatagttgaatgaaaaatataataaataatttttctaaaacaAAAAATTACGTAGTTTTGTGCTCTTGATTTAGGTTACATTAATCATAACTCATATTATACTCGTTGATTtgctattattttataatttggaTGAAAATATTCCATGACTTATTATGTATAGGACCAAACACTTACCACTATACAAAAAGTTTAAACTTTTAGTACAGGAGCAACTTTAATCCCTTATAATGTAACAATCCAATCGCTATGAGCTTAAAATATCTCGGTAAAATGTAGCCCACTGAGTTATCCCGACACAATGCTAAAAATCCACACCCAACACCTATAGGTATTCAAACTCATTACCCTGGTTCTGATACCAATTATAGGATCAAGTGCCATGATTCGAAGAAACCTGAACAAGACGTTGGTCTGCTAAACTATTCTCACTTAGTGCCAACATTTATGAATATTTGGTGttatcttatatttttaaaattattagtttaattatagtatttattgAGTAAGTTATTATGATTATgttattttattgatattttattttgatattagtcttattattatttttttttgtagtAAACCACAAGTATCTCATAATCCACAAGGATTGAATACTCGATCTTGTTTAAGAGATATAGAGTCATTTACCGCTTGTATCAACCCTCATTAgtagtattattattttaatattattgctattatttttattgatattttgatgttagaaatatataattatttttatttttttaaaagaaatataataataatatactttTTTGTGTAGAAACTCATAACTGAATTGAATCATAACCAAAACTAGAACAAAAACTAGAATCAAACCGGAACTGGAGCTGAAATtttgtttctcttttttttttccaaaaaatgaaaaaactaaaattaatttatattttgattCTAATTCTTACAAAAAATTAAACCGAAACCGAAATCCAAACCGCATAGTCCTACTAGAGACATGTATGATGTAGCCATGATAGAAAAATTTAAATGACCTTTTTTTATTTCCTAaatgtaataataatatttttaatttaaaagacaATTCTAAACTGCTGTCATGTTTGAAAGAAAAACTGTTCTTATGGATAGTGtaaatttattatcaattttgAACAGTCAATTTTAGAATATAATTacctattaaaaattaaatattgttaataaaatttaaaagtaaattagataaattatactaaaattaatgttaaaatattataattattaaataatattagttaaatatatcaaaattaaaattaatattaatatattaatattaatttataaaacatCATTGCATAACATAAATTTAATGTATAAAAAATGATTAATCACatgatataaatttaatatttattaaataatatttagaaTGAATAATATATAGATTAATCTCGAATAAATCTGAAATTTTTAAacctttattttttattgattctcaaaatttaaaaaactatACTTTTCCCTATTTCTGGGGATCATTATATGAGGGTTGATCATTGTCGGTAGTTCAAAAGGATGTTAGCAGCATTCCAACTACCTACAATTGAAACAAAATACTTCTTAACTgagttaattgaaaaaaaaaaaataaaaaataaaaacgcATCATTATTTATTATGATTATaagagaaatttaaaaaaataaaaaaaaatcaatatttatttttcgTAAAACATAAACATTTTTCCTTTAAGATTTACTTCTTGCTATCCAAATAatgtattaactttttttttttttttctaaataaagccaataaaaaaaaaacaattttggTAAATGAACCTGGATCGAGCTTATGGTTGGGGATTTTTCTTCGGGCTGGCCCAAAAACATTTTAAACGGTCCGACCCGTTGGATCAATTGGGTATCCGTAGACCAACATAACATTAGCTGAGTGTATCAGTCGCAGTAGCGCATGGAATTTCCAGCAAGAagatcaaaaaaataattaaatgaagggaagggattatggttttttaattcTTCTGCTTCTTTTCCATTTGCACATCCCGTTTTCCTTTTGTGAAGGTTCTCTCTTTCTAATTCTATATTAGGGCTCTATCTTCAAAtgattttcaattttgttaaCTCCGATTGTTGCacgccttctttttttttttttttttaattttttttaacccgTTTCTACTTTAGTGATAGAATTCATGTATTTGGGATAGCTTAGGAATgggaattaaaatatatatatatatatatatatatatatatatatatatatatatatatatgtatggtcTAGAAATGAGAATTAGAAATTTTATCATGTTTCTGAATTTGTATGTTACATCTTGATCTTGTGTTTTATTTAACTTTACTTTTCGCTTGGTATCTGAGAAAATTGAAGGGATTATACTTTATGTTGTTTCGATCTCCAAAAAGGAGTAACTCTTATGGAGTCATGAGGTTTCACTAACAGGCTCTTGTGTCTATTTTGGTTATGACTCGGTTTAAAATTTTGGGACTTCTTTACTTATTAAGGAAGGGCATTGGTTGAATATATGACGAGAGCCAACATTGTGATGAGATTGAATGCTTTGATGGCAGTGATGCTTTAGCTTATTTACATGGCATATGCCATGTAGTTATTAGAAGGTTGGGATTTTTTGATACAATACATTCCCAACCCAATGTATCATTCTTTCTGTACTTACACAGGGCTTGGGATGTGCAACTACTTTTAATTCATGTTGTTGTTTATGCTGTATTCTTTTAGCATATGCATTTTTTCTTAACCCTAGAGCATTATGAGGGGACGGAGTTTGGTATCCAAATTACTGGATAAATGATAATGCTGACCAACGGCTTGGGTAACCTGGTGATAGTAATGTAAATGagtctataattttttttcttcaaagtTGATGGTTTTAGTTTGGTGATTAGGGAGGCAGGAGCTAAATGCTCAGGTGCATGATGGCTGTAGTGAAAATTTATCTTTGTTCTATCAAGTACCAACTTGTCTCATTGTAAATGTATTTATGCATCCATCATATTAAGTCCGTTTATTCTGCTTATGCAGGAATACGTGACGGAGTGTGTATTTCCAAAGGTGGTCGgtttccaccattttcaactgaAGGGAAACCTCCGAAAAAGGTAAGCAAGGGTTCCAAAGATTTGACCCTCTGCAGGGTGTTTCGTAGAAAGACTTGCTGTGATGTAGCTCAGACGTATCCTGCTTTGCTGTCCGTTAGGAGACTGGCTTCAACTGGGGAGGCTAGCCAAGAATGCTTGCAATTATGGGAATTATTCGAATGTTCCATCTGTGACCCCCAGATTGGTGTTCAGCCTGGACTTCCTCTTATATGCACTTCTTTTTGTGACAGAGTCTATCAAGCTTGTGCTAATGCTTACTTCTCAATGGATGCAAAAACAGAGGTGGGTGTGTAATCACATGACTTCTAGATTTGGAAATTCATCTAAGGGCATGGGTTTGCTGCTGTAATATTCTATCTGATCTGTATGGAATGGATATCTCGTACTTAGTTATCAGATTAGATTATGCTTCAGTGttaattgaaatgaaattgtacCATTCATGGGGTTTCCCATCAAATAAAGTCTGAGTTCTCCTAAGTTCAGTTAATGAAAGCCAGCGACACTGTATCTTTTATggataaaataaattaagaaaagactgaattctattttatttttttctttcaatGCTTCACATAATCAGTATCCTTAATGGATTTTACCTGTTAGGTTCTAGCACCATGTGGAGTGAATGACTTTGTTTGTGGTAAAGCTGCTGAATGGGTCTCCAATGGTACAGAGCTTTGCCTCTCTGCTGGTTTCACCGTTAAATCGCCTGAAGATGCGGACATTGGTACAGAAGAGGCATCTTGCTATGGTGGTAGAGCTAGTCTTGATTCTATTGCCGAGTCATGGAGGACTTCTCATTCTGAGTTGCCCCAGAAAGATGGGAACTTATGGATTTTAAAAGATTTTCAGCAGTGGGTGCAGGAAATGCCTTTTAGTGAAAAAGTTTCTTGGGCAGTAGGAGGGATGGTTCTCACTGCGGGTTTGTTGTTTTTGAGGTTGGAATGCATTTTGTTGCCTTCTTTATGTTATCAAGGTTTCATAGTTTGCTTGTTGGCTCTTTTTTTTATAATAAGTTTTTTATTAAGTTTGTTAGATGATAATTTCTATAGTCTCCAAAATAAAATGCTAATTCATAGCACCTTACATATAGAACTAATGGATCCAGATGGGGAAAATGGGATCATATAATTAGgattttagctttaaattttggTAAAATTTCCACTCAAGTGAGCTGCATTGATTTCTTTACAGTTTACACCTGTGTTGCATGTGGCCACTCAAAATTCAGTACTTATGttgaaatttttcttaaaaaataaaggTTTAATGGAGCGGTGACTGATTTTGTTTGAGATATGTTGTTCGGCAATAATGAGCTCAGGTGTGTGTGAGAACTAGAAATTGCAGAGCTCACATTCTCTTCCTCACTTGTTGGTGTGAGTTGATGTTCAGCTGTTGAACTCTAGAACCTCGTGATGGTTTTATCATAACTTAGACATCTGGCTTGTACACTGGGCCATACTAGTTTCTATGCTTAAAGACAAACCacacccacccccccccccccttctttTCCTCTGAGCAATAAATTGAATGTCGTATGCcttaaaaaaaattgtaatagATTGAACCCTTCTTCTTTTTATCTGAGCAATAAATTGAATGTTGATTTTGTTTTTAGTTAAGTCATTAACTTGGAGAAGTCGATACATTGTTGAATATGTCATGGTAGACACATTTCTCTTAACCAGCTTTCCATTGGGCTAGTTATTCCATTTTTCTTATTGGTATTGGGCTGTCTAATGCCATTTTGTCAGCTTTGATGCTTAATGAAGTATATAAATGTTGAGAATTTTGATGAACATACAGCAAAAGAAAAAGTTATAGCCAGCGCCAGAGGCTAGCAGCTATTCAACGAACAGCAAAGATGCTGGAAGGCAAGATGGACAAGAAATATCCTGATAGTCAAGGGAATAGGAAAGGAAATCGAAGATGAATGCCTCGTTGAATATAAGCTTGACAATGTTTTGACTTATAGGTGAATTGTAAAACTATTGTCGTGATGGGAATCAATTTGTTACTTTTCCTTTTTATTCCATATTGAAGAAACcaatttttttatgttattatttttttGAGTAGGGGGATTAGGGGAGTGAAAACTCTGAATTTGGCTTTGACAGGTGAGTAATATGTCTTCAGCCACTGTACTAAACTAGGCTAGGCGAAGAAAGCAGATTTAATTAGTTTGAGAATTGTTTATTCAAGTAATGGGAGTCCTCATCTGTTCTTCAATTGAATTTAGTCAGGAATTGCTATGAATCCACATATAATTATCTTCATTTTTCTTCTGTGTTGTAGTTCCTAATACTTACACATACTACATGTTTTACAGCTCTGATTTCAAATGAGCAGCTGTAATTCTAGTATCTACCGAGGCCTTCATGGCTACACAACATGTAATGACCATCAAGCGCTGCTTGTGAACATTGGAAAGAGAAACAAAGGGTGATGTGCGTGTGCCATTGTACGAGAACGACTATGCTAAACATGTGGGAGTTTTGTATCAAAGAATTTTCTTGATGTGAGATAAAGGAGTTCTTTTCCTACCTTTTTGAAGAATTTTCTTAGTTGAGCTTAGGATTTCTGATGATTAATTTTAGTAATTGCGTTACTTTTTCCAATACTACTATCAATATTTATGTTTGGGTTGACATTGAAGTGCGATCTGTGTTGCAATCCTTCAATGGTACACTAAAGCTTGGTTTCGTATGTAAATACTGGTTTTGACAACTGAAGTCATGTTTATGGTGTTCGATATTTTCATTGAAACTTTTTTAATCTTAAACTGTATATAAGACGGTGATGCTGTCTGGGCAACTCGCAATCAATGGCTGTATCCGGAAACCTTGTGAGGTGATTGCGTATTCGCAGCAGAAACAAACTTGTAGAATCCCACATGGGTTTAAAGTGGAGCACGCAGGTAAACTAGTTTTCTCTCCCGATTTGATTGTTTTGTATCATTACTTATTTACTTGGcagtttttcttaaaaaaaaaaaaaaaaaattgaaaaaaattataattgctGGATTTATTCAAATCAGATTAAAACCGAAACCAAATCGAGAGATGCAGTCCAATTTCCAGTCCTTATCTAGGGACCAGAAGAGTAGGCCAGGCCTATCCACAGATGCAAGGTAACTTTCATCTACCATTTTGCCTAACATTAACAATTCTGAGCCTTGCACAATAAATGAGCAAATTTTGTTCAATGTAGTCTCTTTCAGGCCTGAACACAAACTTCGTTGCTTGGTTTTATTATACATGAACCATTTTATTTACACATTGAGCGAGAAAACTGGAATGAAAAGAAAAGGTACAATCTGATACAGCTCAAGCtgccagcaatgaacttttttttttttttttaatgtttaataGGTAAGAAAGAGGACTTACATGAGAAAACCACAGTTGGTACTCATACAAACTCAACAAAAATCAAGGCAGAATCGGTAGATGGCATATGCTAAGCGATGGAGACAGGAAATTATCAAATGGGGTTCAATGTGAAATTTTCAGCTCCTGGCCAGAAGATAGCAAGTACCTTTGATCTACAGATTTTTTTTTCCTCTAGTAATCTGCATTGCAAATTGAATCGTCTGCTCCTTTAATAGGGTTAAAAGTTTTCTCATCTCCTAAGACTGCCCCGTAACGGAGAGTTCAAACCGAAGCATGAAGTGAGCTCGCTCTATCTCGTATTCAAAACCAGGAATCTCCAAGTTCCTTTGCCCATGTTAGATATTTCCAACTTTAGGAGGCTGTTTGAACAGGGACAAGAAAAAGGTCAGATGGTTTCCACCATGGAAGTCTCACACAGGAAGCCAAGGTCAGTCATCCCATATTAAATAAGGCAGACAAAAAAAGTCAGATTTATAACCTTCTTAAGGGGCAACTTTGAACTGCTTGCTGATGCAGCTGGCTTCAATATCTCAAAGGAACAAACTAGAGATTCATCAACACTCAATAAAGCACCTGCATTGTCAAACTCCCCCCCATAGTTTGGAGCTGAAAATATTGTGACTAGACTTCGTTTGGCAAAAAACTCATATCCATCCTCCACCACCTGCAATTTAACAGAAAAAACTTAATATGGAAATGCTgaatttcataattaatcatGTTCTCAGGTCCCGATAAAACAAAACATCTGTTATTGTGCTTGAAGTTGTTCCACGTGTATGTCACACAAAATGATGGCTGAAGTTACCTATTACCAATCACCAATACAAGGGAACATCTATCATACCCTTTTGATTGTAGTTAAGGGCTATCGTGATACGGTACATTTTCACTCGCAAACACTGTTTATTATGAAGGAATCTTTCCTTAGATTGAAAGATAAGCTTGTCAAATTAGAAATTTCAAGCAAAAGAAAACAAAATCGTGGGAGGAGTTCCTGCATAGTAATTTTTCCAGAAAACTAAGTCCAATTATAGATTAGCCTTTTGTGACTAACATCGATAAGAGATATCTCCCATCATGATCTACCACATTCCACCTACAAGGACTctatattgctaaatttgcagGCAAGGGGACCAATCCTACCTCAAATCTAGGGGATTCTAACaagaaaattgaaagaaaaaaaaatgcatggAAGCAAAGAACTTGAATGACAGCAGGGGAATATAAATATGCATCTTTTATTCTTAGTAAGCTTGCTTATGTAAGAATTGGTTACCTGATGACCTCGGCAAATGAGATCAAGGTCATTCTTATCCAAAAACTCAGCAACCCGATCAGGTCCAAAGGTACATGAAACACCTCGATCACTGTCTGACCAGCCCTCAACCTTAGCATCAGGGTCAGACCAGAGCAGATCACAAAGAAGACCACTATCAGGAATTTCAGTAGGCCTCTGAATTTCTCTAATTTGGTTCACATTCTCCAATTCTGGAGATAGGCCGCCGTGCATACACAGTATCTTCTCATCAATTAGCGCAGCCACGGGCAAACAATTAAAGCAGTCGGTAAATATTTTCCAAAGCCTAACGTTGAATCTCCTTTTAcactcatcataaaacccatatatCCGATTGATCTTTGCATCCTCATGATTTCCTCTCAAGAGAAAAACTTTGTCAGGATATCTGATTTTGTAGGCCAGAAGCAGACAAATGGTCTCCAAACTTTGCTTCCCTCGATCAACATAATCTCCAAGAAAAAGATAGTTGAAAGAAGGAGGGTAGCCACCATATTCAAATAGCCTCAGGAGGTCTTGATATTGTCCATGTATATCACCTGTAACACATACGATATCAGACTAAAGGAACAGAGAGAAGGATTAAGGAGATGaataatacacacacacacacacacacacacacagacacACCTGCGCGTGCGCATACACACTACTTTTTTCTTCTCACCTATACAAATCAGCAGTAATAATCTAAATTATTCAATAAAGGAAATTGTTCATTGACAAACAGTGAAGAAATTGAAAGCCAACTTCTTGTCTTTCCTCAAATACAAATCATTTTCTATCTCTGGCCATTAAAATTCAAAGACAAGCATGTTGCTTCCCTTTAGCATTTTGGATCATTACATTTATGGCTAAACACAGGCTCCAACAGCACCAAAGGAGTAAGAGGCAATAAATTTGACCCAACAAAATCACAAAGCAATACCTTAAAATTTTGGATTTGATTATTCCTGTAGCAAATTTCCGAAGAAAAAATAAGACTCAAACAATAGTAGATATTCTCCAGCACCAACTTTTGATTCTACGCATCAAACGTCCACACAACCAAATACAAATGTGGGGAGGAAAAAGTGAAATATGCAATGGTGATTGCCAAGAAAAAAACATGATACTTACCACATCAAACTTCCCCATCAATAATCAAATAGAACAGTTATCCAATAAATCAACCCTTTCACCCGACAACACCAAGCTACAATTACAACCCTTCCACAATTAAAATTCAATCGCGAGATCTCACAATGGCCAATCATGCAAAGCAACACCCATTCCATACAAATTATCCAAACTATGATGATTTACTTCCTCTGTTTCTCAACAAACAAACCAATAAATCCAAGAAATAAATAAGAATAAAAGGCACCCATCATCAAAGTATTGCATAATAAGATTAATCAATATCATGCTATTATattaggaggaggaggaggaggggtGTGTGCTGACCACAGATGCGAATGGGAGCTTTTAACTGAAGGAGAGTAGGCTGAGAGAGGAAGATTTGGCGTGCGTTTACACATAATTGACGGATCTCTCCTTCAGATAGCTGCACCTGCTTGCCCCCTCTCCCGTCCAATAGCCTCCTGATTATATCATCCAAAACTCCCTTATCCATCATCCCCTCCATtgacatcatcatcatcatcttaaCCTCCAAATCAAACCAACAGAAAATATAAAAGGTTATCTATTGAGAGAGAAAAAGTGGGAAAAGGCGAAATCTTCAAACCCGATTATCGACAAAGAAACCCCAGAACACATAAAGCAATGAAACTGTGAAATAAAGGatcaaaaagaaaattttgtaCAGAAAGAGAAAAAGGGTAAGTGTCAAATTGAATGAAATAAATCAAGAAAGATAAAAGCTTTTTTGTTAAGAGAAATGATAGCAGAAAACAGTGGACAGAAAAAAGCAGAGAATTTACGATTAAAATTTGAGAGAA comes from the Hevea brasiliensis isolate MT/VB/25A 57/8 chromosome 5, ASM3005281v1, whole genome shotgun sequence genome and includes:
- the LOC110642106 gene encoding folate-binding protein 1; its protein translation is MDAKTEVLAPCGVNDFVCGKAAEWVSNGTELCLSAGFTVKSPEDADIGTEEASCYGGRASLDSIAESWRTSHSELPQKDGNLWILKDFQQWVQEMPFSEKVSWAVGGMVLTAGLLFLSKRKSYSQRQRLAAIQRTAKMLEGKMDKKYPDSQGNRKGNRR
- the LOC110642105 gene encoding serine/threonine-protein phosphatase PP1; amino-acid sequence: MMMMMSMEGMMDKGVLDDIIRRLLDGRGGKQVQLSEGEIRQLCVNARQIFLSQPTLLQLKAPIRICGDIHGQYQDLLRLFEYGGYPPSFNYLFLGDYVDRGKQSLETICLLLAYKIRYPDKVFLLRGNHEDAKINRIYGFYDECKRRFNVRLWKIFTDCFNCLPVAALIDEKILCMHGGLSPELENVNQIREIQRPTEIPDSGLLCDLLWSDPDAKVEGWSDSDRGVSCTFGPDRVAEFLDKNDLDLICRGHQVVEDGYEFFAKRSLVTIFSAPNYGGEFDNAGALLSVDESLVCSFEILKPAASASSSKLPLKKPPKVGNI